One region of Methanobrevibacter millerae genomic DNA includes:
- a CDS encoding Ig-like domain repeat protein: MKLNKYLLASIFVLAILMLTAVSASDDIVPEDNVLESDISPADVSDELGGQYYDDDFYITVQEDYTWDKKDWNSRDVIYISSYSQKNGTFSFLVDDNEKLNVPLTNGYFSIEDDGMGGKYNKTFEYIYPANLSLDTGNYNIKVKFDGNTLIDNQVTLKEKDDFDFYIVNPYSCDDEDYFDYPSFIIIDSNHNRTGTLEIFVNGTRKTYFNVTDGAFDEIPDCSNKSRYLAPSDILDDYGTYDIKITFTDSSATETLRDEIVQVIGPKPSEPKLEMSFYFDVQYLRADNTAYIYLPREATGNLTIKYNNHVFDVPYSDGYAEHMIYAWYVQYLGETLVTAIYEGDDFGTLTANGTIIVTPGVTIPYYASLGEKFTISMITHEWVNGGKFDVYDYAGDVKGDLIASNVINKGLSSVTISSDTLGLNKFYLEYDTLGSGKYYSIQELNIIENSENVEVDVPEEVPVGYDFNMTVTAPPRDFSFVSISVDGKDSEFYSIDSGKLVKTIPGLSKGNHMIVVQYDYGYYEDGKWVEDVYSNTFYVNAYEYVRFDAPELIKDYNGSEEFTVTVYDLNNNTIPYFLIKIMTNNQTYNKATDGNGKAYLKADFDVGVYPVNITDDYNYATSKITINKVATKTDLSFEKFANNSVALIANVTPSSAGGQLVFNVNGEELKSEVCGHEVIWILTDLDAGNYTVTAVYNGDLNHINSTSNTIWFNIEKKYDVSAPDLTKYYKGPEKFVVTVKDGDNNPVSGKNVTITLNGVNYNRTTDSKGQASMAIGLNSGVYNVTSEFEGIKVNSTITVKSTISGKNVTKIYRNDTQYYATFVDTKGILLKNTDVEFNINGVFYTRTTNDQGVAKMNINLNPGTYIITATNPNSTEQYTNVITVLSSIVENHDLTKYYKNASQFTFRLLDSQGNPVGAGVSAKININGVFYTRTTNASGYVNMNINLNPGTYIATIEYNGLMMSNTVKVLPILKAENLSMRYKDGSKFEATLLDGQGNPHANQEITFNINGVFYDKPTDENGIARLNINLMPGEYIITSMYENGAAISNKITIRS; the protein is encoded by the coding sequence TTGAAATTAAATAAATATTTATTGGCAAGTATTTTTGTACTGGCTATATTAATGCTTACTGCAGTAAGCGCATCAGATGATATTGTACCGGAAGATAATGTCTTGGAAAGTGACATTTCACCTGCAGATGTATCTGATGAATTGGGTGGCCAGTATTATGACGACGATTTTTATATAACTGTTCAGGAAGATTATACTTGGGATAAAAAGGATTGGAATTCAAGGGATGTAATCTACATTTCATCATATTCTCAAAAAAATGGAACTTTCAGTTTTCTGGTCGATGACAATGAAAAGTTAAACGTTCCACTTACAAACGGCTATTTTTCAATTGAAGATGATGGAATGGGCGGCAAATACAATAAGACTTTCGAATATATTTATCCCGCTAACTTGTCCCTAGACACTGGAAACTACAATATTAAAGTTAAATTCGATGGAAATACCTTGATTGACAATCAGGTGACTTTAAAGGAAAAGGATGATTTTGATTTTTACATTGTGAATCCTTATTCTTGTGATGATGAGGATTATTTCGATTATCCTAGCTTCATTATTATAGATTCAAACCATAACCGCACCGGAACCTTGGAGATTTTTGTAAACGGTACTCGCAAGACCTATTTCAACGTGACTGACGGGGCTTTTGATGAAATACCTGATTGCAGCAACAAATCCAGATATCTTGCGCCTAGCGATATTTTGGATGATTACGGTACTTATGACATTAAAATCACATTCACGGACAGTTCAGCTACTGAAACTTTAAGGGATGAAATAGTTCAAGTAATCGGACCTAAACCTTCAGAACCTAAGCTTGAAATGAGTTTTTATTTTGACGTTCAATATTTGAGGGCAGACAATACTGCTTATATCTATTTGCCTCGAGAAGCAACAGGCAACCTGACTATAAAGTATAATAATCATGTATTTGATGTTCCTTATTCCGATGGCTATGCCGAACATATGATTTATGCTTGGTACGTCCAGTATCTTGGCGAAACACTAGTCACGGCCATTTATGAAGGGGATGATTTCGGTACGTTAACTGCCAATGGAACCATTATCGTTACTCCCGGCGTCACAATTCCCTATTATGCGAGCCTTGGCGAGAAATTCACGATTTCCATGATAACTCATGAATGGGTTAATGGCGGAAAATTTGACGTTTATGATTATGCTGGCGATGTTAAGGGAGACCTCATTGCCTCCAACGTGATTAACAAGGGTCTTTCATCAGTAACCATATCAAGCGACACTTTAGGATTGAACAAATTTTATCTGGAATATGACACCCTGGGATCAGGCAAATACTATTCAATTCAGGAATTGAATATCATTGAAAACAGTGAAAATGTGGAAGTTGACGTTCCAGAAGAAGTGCCTGTAGGATATGATTTTAACATGACTGTGACTGCACCGCCTCGCGATTTCAGTTTTGTAAGTATTTCTGTCGATGGCAAAGATTCTGAATTTTATAGCATTGACAGCGGCAAATTAGTAAAGACTATTCCCGGTTTATCAAAAGGAAATCACATGATTGTAGTACAATATGATTATGGATATTATGAAGACGGAAAATGGGTTGAGGATGTTTATTCAAATACTTTTTATGTAAATGCATATGAGTATGTTAGATTTGACGCTCCGGAATTAATTAAAGATTATAATGGTTCTGAAGAATTCACAGTTACAGTATATGATCTTAATAATAATACTATCCCATATTTTTTGATTAAAATTATGACCAATAATCAAACTTATAATAAAGCAACTGATGGTAATGGAAAAGCTTATCTTAAAGCAGATTTTGATGTGGGCGTTTATCCAGTTAATATAACTGATGATTACAATTATGCAACTTCAAAAATCACTATTAATAAAGTAGCTACCAAAACCGATTTGTCTTTTGAAAAATTTGCTAATAATAGTGTTGCTTTGATTGCTAATGTTACTCCATCCTCTGCCGGCGGTCAACTTGTATTCAATGTTAATGGTGAGGAGTTAAAGTCTGAAGTGTGTGGTCATGAGGTTATTTGGATTTTAACTGATTTGGATGCTGGTAACTATACTGTAACCGCAGTTTATAATGGAGACCTCAATCATATAAATTCCACTTCCAATACTATTTGGTTTAATATTGAGAAAAAATATGATGTTTCTGCTCCGGATTTAACCAAGTATTATAAAGGTCCTGAAAAATTTGTTGTAACTGTTAAAGACGGGGATAACAATCCTGTATCAGGCAAAAATGTAACCATTACACTTAATGGAGTTAATTACAATAGAACCACTGACAGCAAGGGTCAGGCGTCAATGGCCATTGGCTTAAACAGCGGTGTTTATAATGTAACCAGTGAATTTGAAGGCATTAAGGTTAACTCAACAATTACTGTCAAATCCACTATTTCAGGAAAAAATGTGACTAAGATTTACAGAAATGATACTCAGTACTATGCTACCTTTGTTGATACAAAAGGCATCTTATTGAAGAACACTGACGTTGAATTCAATATTAATGGAGTTTTCTACACCAGAACTACCAATGATCAGGGTGTTGCAAAAATGAACATTAATTTAAACCCTGGAACTTATATTATTACAGCTACAAATCCAAACTCCACCGAACAGTATACAAATGTCATTACTGTACTGTCTTCAATAGTAGAAAATCATGATTTGACAAAATACTATAAGAATGCATCCCAGTTTACTTTCAGGCTACTTGACAGTCAGGGCAATCCTGTTGGTGCGGGTGTAAGCGCCAAAATAAATATCAATGGTGTATTCTATACCAGAACTACCAATGCATCAGGTTATGTCAACATGAACATTAACTTGAATCCGGGCACTTACATTGCAACTATTGAGTATAATGGTTTGATGATGTCAAATACCGTTAAAGTATTGCCTATTTTAAAAGCTGAAAACCTTTCAATGAGATATAAGGATGGAAGCAAGTTTGAGGCAACATTGCTTGATGGTCAAGGAAATCCTCATGCTAATCAGGAGATTACATTTAACATTAACGGGGTTTTCTATGATAAGCCGACTGATGAAAATGGTATTGCTCGCTTAAACATTAACTTAATGCCCGGCGAATACATCATCACGTCAATGTATGAAAACGGCGCAGCTATTTCAAATAAAATAACCATAAGAAGTTAA
- a CDS encoding toll/interleukin-1 receptor domain-containing protein — translation MEDVRDHNHLRALIFQKEGYVSLNYDISLNRSIDIRNNNLTIDGNGHTIDANGKNRIFNVTGKNVVLKNFIFKNGKAPTGLFADGKGYGGVIRNNGQLELNNCQFINNVAKNDGNDIVNNSELKIINCSFSQNNNSKYSILNNGSIKICENQLETLEPFISGGKINFISKPKITVDVFGTEGMGTDYPIHMIDRPFDAYSGSERYIFASYAHVDAKEVFAELKRFHEDGFKIWYDDGIRSGEGWQEVVETALEDSSLFIVFLTPNSVESKNVRDEIFLAIHEDIPLIPIYLEKTELKYGLKLTLLNLQSIFKYEMPENDYICRYKNDFSRYVGT, via the coding sequence ATGGAGGATGTAAGAGATCATAATCATCTTAGAGCATTAATTTTTCAAAAGGAAGGTTATGTTTCTTTAAATTATGATATAAGTTTAAATAGGAGTATTGATATTAGGAATAATAATTTGACCATTGATGGTAATGGCCATACTATTGATGCTAATGGAAAAAACCGTATTTTTAATGTTACTGGAAAAAATGTAGTTTTAAAAAATTTTATTTTTAAAAATGGTAAAGCTCCAACAGGACTTTTTGCAGATGGTAAGGGTTATGGAGGGGTTATTCGAAATAATGGTCAGTTAGAATTAAATAATTGTCAATTTATAAATAATGTGGCTAAAAATGATGGTAATGATATAGTTAATAATTCCGAATTAAAAATTATAAATTGCAGTTTCTCTCAAAATAATAATTCTAAGTATTCTATTTTAAATAATGGTTCTATTAAAATATGTGAAAATCAATTGGAAACATTAGAACCTTTTATTAGTGGTGGAAAAATTAATTTCATTTCCAAACCTAAAATTACTGTTGATGTTTTTGGCACTGAAGGAATGGGTACAGATTATCCTATCCACATGATTGACCGTCCTTTTGATGCATATTCTGGATCGGAGCGTTATATTTTTGCAAGTTATGCTCATGTTGATGCAAAAGAAGTTTTTGCTGAATTAAAACGTTTTCATGAAGATGGATTTAAAATTTGGTATGATGATGGAATTCGTTCTGGTGAGGGATGGCAAGAAGTAGTTGAAACGGCATTAGAGGATTCTTCATTATTCATTGTTTTCCTGACTCCTAATTCTGTTGAATCAAAAAATGTGCGTGATGAGATTTTTTTAGCTATTCATGAAGATATTCCTCTTATTCCAATTTATCTTGAAAAAACTGAGTTGAAATATGGTCTTAAATTAACATTACTTAATTTACAATCAATTTTTAAATATGAAATGCCTGAAAATGATTATATTTGCAGATATAAAAACGATTTTAGCAGATATGTTGGAACATAA